One Pseudomonadota bacterium genomic window, TGGCCTTCCCCAACGGTCAGGTGGTGAGCGCCGACACCTACAACGAGCTGTTCACGATGCACGGCACCACGATGATCTTCCTCGTGGTGATGCCGCTGTCGGCGGCGTTCTTCAACTACCTCATCCCCCTCATGATCGGGGCCCGTGACGTGGCCTTCCCGCGTCTGAACGCCTTCAGCTACTGGATGTACTTCTTCGGAGGCATCTTCCTGAACACCAGCTGGTTCGTGGGGCAGGCCCCCAACGGCGGGTGGTTCGGCTACGCAAGCCTCACCGAGCATCCCTGGAGCGACATGTACAAGGCGGGGACGCTGCTCACCCACCACGGCATCGACTTCTGGACCATCGGCCTCCAGATTCTCGGCATCTCGTCGGTGGTGGCGTCGCTGAACTTCATCGTCACCATCATCAACATGCGCGCGCCCGGCATGACCATGATGCGGCTGCCCGTGTTCGTGTGGATGACGCTGGTCACGGCGTTCCTGGTGATTCTCGCCTTCCCGTTCATCACCATCGCGCTCCTCGAGCTCACCTTCGACCGACAGTTCGACACGATGTTCTTCAACGCGACCAAGGGCGGCTTCCCCATCTACTGGCAGCATCTCTTCTGGGTCTTCGGACACCCTGAGGTCTACATCCTCATCCTCCCCGCCATGGGAATCGTCTCCGAGATCCTGCCCGTGTTCTCGCGCAAGCCGCTGTTCGGCTACCCCGTGGTGGTCTTCTCGGGCGCGGCCATCGGATTCATGGGCTTCACCGTGTGGAGCCATCACATGTTCACGACGGGCATGGGCGCCATCGCAAATGCCGCCTTCTCGCTCACCACCATGGCCATTGCGGTGCCCACGGGCGTGAAGATCTTCAACTGGGTGGGCACGCTGTGGGGCGGCCAGATCCGCTTCAAGGTGCCGCTGCTCTACGCCGTGGGCTTCATCTCGATGTTCATGATCGGTGGGTTCAGTGGTCTCATGCACTCGTCACCCCCCGGTGACGCCCAGCAGC contains:
- the ctaD gene encoding cytochrome c oxidase subunit I, whose product is MTVNAHPQSAILGIPRPTAERGLVSWLTTVDHKRIGILYGITALFWFFWGGLEAVLIRTQLAFPNGQVVSADTYNELFTMHGTTMIFLVVMPLSAAFFNYLIPLMIGARDVAFPRLNAFSYWMYFFGGIFLNTSWFVGQAPNGGWFGYASLTEHPWSDMYKAGTLLTHHGIDFWTIGLQILGISSVVASLNFIVTIINMRAPGMTMMRLPVFVWMTLVTAFLVILAFPFITIALLELTFDRQFDTMFFNATKGGFPIYWQHLFWVFGHPEVYILILPAMGIVSEILPVFSRKPLFGYPVVVFSGAAIGFMGFTVWSHHMFTTGMGAIANAAFSLTTMAIAVPTGVKIFNWVGTLWGGQIRFKVPLLYAVGFISMFMIGGFSGLMHSSPPGDAQQQDTYFIVAHFHYVLIGGSLFALFGGIYYWFPKFTGRLTCEKMGRFGFWLLFVGFNVTFFPMHWLGLNGMPRRIYTYPADMGWNFWNLICTIGVYTMLLAFLVILHDLLNGYKRGAIASNDPWDGRTLEWTISSPPPVYNFATVPVVHSRDELWYRKYPEAFHDEAGHEAPAHGDDHGHHDAHGIHMPGQSWFPLLASFGF